The proteins below are encoded in one region of Micromonospora pisi:
- a CDS encoding M28 family peptidase — MRSRLLRAVGVPALVVAAALASTGAAPYASATSAAVGGPVGVLAAPDIPLANVKAHLTQLQSIATANGGNRAHGRPGYLASINYVRAQLDAVGFTTSVQSFTYSGATGYNLIADWPGGDPSNVLMTGAHLDSVTAGPGINDNGSGSAAILEVALAVARANLTPAKHLRFGWWGAEELGLRGSQYYVNNLPAAERTRIKQYLNFDMVGSPNAGYFVYDGDNSDGVGSGPGPAGSAQIEQTIQAYFTSIGVPTRGTDFDGRSDYGPFIAVGIPAGGTFTGAEGIKSSAQATLWGGTAGSAFDPCYHRACDTSTNINDTALNRNADAIAYTVWELAATAPPPGTTVYSDTFETATGWTANPAGTDTATLGQWVRADPAATSSGVATQLGTTVSGTFDLVTGPLAGASAGDHDLDGGVSSVQSPSISLPGSGTLTLSFSWYLAHLNNASSADYLRVRVVGGSTSTVLNVTGAATNRAAAWQSASVNVSGFAGQSVRILVDAADASGASLVEAAVDDVKIVQS, encoded by the coding sequence GTGAGATCCCGCCTGCTCCGCGCCGTCGGCGTCCCCGCCCTGGTCGTCGCCGCGGCGCTCGCGTCGACCGGTGCCGCCCCGTACGCGTCGGCGACCTCGGCCGCCGTCGGGGGCCCGGTCGGCGTACTCGCCGCGCCGGACATCCCGCTGGCCAACGTGAAGGCACACCTGACCCAACTCCAGTCGATCGCCACCGCCAACGGCGGCAACCGGGCGCACGGGCGCCCCGGCTACCTCGCCTCGATCAACTACGTCCGGGCACAACTGGACGCGGTCGGCTTCACCACCTCGGTGCAGTCGTTCACCTACAGCGGGGCGACCGGCTACAACCTGATCGCGGACTGGCCCGGCGGTGACCCGTCCAACGTACTGATGACCGGGGCGCACCTCGACAGCGTCACCGCGGGACCGGGCATCAACGACAACGGCTCGGGCTCGGCGGCGATCCTGGAAGTTGCGCTCGCGGTGGCGCGGGCGAACCTCACCCCGGCGAAGCATCTGCGTTTCGGCTGGTGGGGCGCGGAGGAGCTGGGGCTGCGCGGGTCGCAGTACTACGTCAACAACCTGCCGGCCGCGGAGCGTACGCGGATCAAGCAGTACCTCAACTTCGACATGGTCGGCTCGCCCAACGCCGGCTACTTCGTGTACGACGGGGACAACTCCGACGGTGTCGGCTCGGGCCCCGGGCCGGCCGGCTCGGCGCAGATCGAGCAGACCATCCAGGCGTACTTCACCTCGATCGGGGTGCCGACCCGGGGCACCGACTTCGACGGCCGCAGCGACTACGGGCCGTTCATCGCGGTCGGCATTCCGGCCGGCGGCACCTTCACCGGCGCCGAGGGCATCAAGTCCAGCGCCCAGGCCACGCTCTGGGGCGGGACGGCGGGCAGCGCCTTCGACCCCTGCTACCACCGGGCCTGTGACACCAGCACCAACATCAACGACACCGCGCTCAACCGGAACGCCGACGCGATCGCGTACACGGTCTGGGAACTGGCCGCGACCGCCCCGCCGCCGGGCACCACGGTCTACAGCGACACCTTCGAGACCGCGACCGGGTGGACCGCGAACCCCGCCGGGACGGACACCGCCACCCTCGGCCAGTGGGTCCGCGCCGACCCGGCGGCGACCAGTTCCGGTGTCGCCACCCAGCTCGGCACCACGGTCAGCGGCACGTTCGACCTGGTGACCGGCCCGCTCGCCGGCGCCAGCGCGGGGGATCACGACCTCGACGGCGGGGTCAGCAGCGTCCAGTCGCCGTCGATCAGCCTGCCGGGCAGCGGCACCCTGACGCTGTCGTTCTCCTGGTACCTGGCCCACCTCAACAACGCCAGCAGCGCGGACTACCTGCGGGTACGGGTGGTCGGCGGGAGTACGTCGACGGTGCTCAACGTGACCGGCGCCGCTACCAACCGGGCGGCCGCGTGGCAGAGCGCGAGCGTCAACGTCTCCGGGTTCGCCGGGCAGAGCGTACGGATCCTGGTCGACGCGGCGGACGCCAGCGGTGCCAGCCTGGTCGAGGCGGCCGTGGATGATGTGAAGATCGTCCAGAGCTGA
- a CDS encoding hemolysin family protein: MLIAIGLLLIIVLTAATGYFVAQEFGYVAVDRGKLKQLADAGDASAARALKVTGRLSFMLSGAQLGITLTALLVGYVAEPFLGDGLADLFGVTGVPEGISMPLSVVLALVIATVVQMVLGELAPKNLAIARAEMLAMKLSRSTVIYLTIAGPAIRLFDAAATRLLRRVGIEPIEELPSGATPEDLEQIIAESREEGQLDAAMSTLLDRGLDFRQLTAAEAMVPRVAVHTVQANEPVSRLVELLDTGHSRFPVRGTEGVDDVVGVAGISDVLGVPPERRATTMVAEVAVPPLLVPTTLPLPTVLDRLRSGHRQLACVVDEYGGFAGVITLEDIAEELVGPIRDEDDPPEPTPVRQPDGSWVVPARWRIDEVADSTGIALPEAPEYDTLSGLVMRELGRVPEVGDRLEINLSAESEHPRPQQPRALVEVLAVDRHVADSVRLAVVAGHSARGAGSEHPEVTA; the protein is encoded by the coding sequence GTGTTGATCGCGATCGGCCTTCTCCTGATCATCGTGCTCACTGCCGCGACGGGTTACTTCGTCGCCCAGGAGTTCGGTTACGTCGCGGTCGACCGCGGCAAACTCAAACAACTCGCCGACGCGGGAGACGCCTCGGCCGCCCGCGCCCTCAAGGTCACCGGACGGCTCTCCTTCATGCTCTCCGGCGCCCAACTCGGCATCACCCTGACCGCCCTGCTCGTCGGTTACGTCGCCGAGCCCTTCCTCGGCGACGGACTCGCCGACCTGTTCGGGGTCACCGGCGTACCGGAGGGCATCAGCATGCCGCTCTCCGTCGTGCTCGCCCTGGTCATCGCCACCGTCGTACAGATGGTCCTCGGCGAACTGGCGCCGAAGAACCTCGCCATCGCCCGTGCCGAGATGCTGGCGATGAAGCTCAGCCGCTCGACCGTGATCTACCTGACCATCGCCGGACCGGCGATCCGGCTCTTCGACGCCGCCGCCACCCGGCTGCTGCGTCGGGTCGGCATCGAACCGATCGAGGAACTGCCCAGCGGTGCGACCCCGGAGGACCTCGAACAGATCATCGCCGAGTCACGCGAGGAGGGGCAGCTCGACGCGGCCATGTCGACCCTGCTCGACCGGGGGCTGGATTTCCGCCAGCTCACCGCCGCCGAGGCGATGGTGCCCCGGGTGGCGGTGCACACCGTACAGGCCAACGAACCGGTCAGCCGCCTGGTCGAGCTGCTCGACACCGGCCACTCCCGGTTCCCCGTACGCGGCACCGAGGGCGTCGACGACGTGGTCGGGGTCGCCGGCATCTCCGACGTACTCGGGGTGCCACCGGAGCGGCGGGCCACCACCATGGTCGCCGAGGTCGCCGTACCCCCGTTGCTGGTCCCCACCACGCTGCCGCTGCCGACGGTGCTGGACCGGCTCCGGTCCGGGCACCGCCAGCTCGCCTGCGTGGTCGACGAGTACGGCGGCTTCGCCGGTGTGATCACGCTGGAGGACATCGCCGAGGAGCTGGTCGGGCCGATCCGGGACGAGGACGACCCGCCCGAGCCGACCCCCGTTCGACAGCCGGACGGCTCCTGGGTGGTGCCCGCCCGCTGGCGGATCGACGAGGTTGCCGACAGCACCGGCATCGCCCTGCCCGAGGCTCCCGAGTACGACACCCTCTCCGGGCTCGTGATGCGGGAGCTGGGTCGGGTGCCGGAGGTCGGTGACCGGCTGGAGATCAACCTGTCGGCCGAATCCGAACACCCGCGCCCGCAGCAGCCGAGGGCACTGGTCGAGGTGCTCGCGGTCGACCGGCACGTCGCCGACTCGGTCCGGCTGGCCGTGGTCGCCGGGCACAGCGCGCGCGGCGCCGGCTCCGAGCACCCCGAGGTGACCGCATGA